From a single Hippopotamus amphibius kiboko isolate mHipAmp2 chromosome X, mHipAmp2.hap2, whole genome shotgun sequence genomic region:
- the LOC130842074 gene encoding V-type proton ATPase subunit E 1-like codes for MALSDADVQKQIKHMMAFIEQEANEKAEEIDAKAEEEFNIEKGRLAQTQRLKIMEYYEKKEKQIEQQKKIQMSNLMNQARLKVLRARDDLITGLLNEAKQRLSKVVKDTTRYQVLLDGLVLQGLYQLLEPRMIVRCRKQDFPLVKAAVQKAIPMYKIATKKDADVQIDQEAYLPEELAGGVEIYNGDRKIKVSDTLESRLDLIAQQMMPEVCGALFGANANWKFLD; via the coding sequence ATGGCTCTCAGCGATGCCGACGTGCAGAAGCAGATTAAGCACATGATGGCTTTTATTGAACAAGAAgccaatgaaaaagcagaagaaatagaTGCAAAGGCAGAAGAAGAGTTCAACATTGAGAAAGGTCGTCTTGCGCAAACCCAAAGACTGAAGATTATGGAATACTacgagaagaaagaaaagcagattgAGCAGCAGAAGAAAATTCAGATGTCCAATTTGATGAATCAAGCGAGGCTCAAAGTCCTCAGAGCAAGAGATGACCTTATCACAGGCCTACTAAATGAAGCAAAACAGAGACTCAGCAAAGTGGTAAAAGATACGACCAGGTACCAAGTACTGCTGGATGGACTGGTCCTCCAGGGTTTGTACCAGTTGTTGGAACCCCGAATGATCGTCCGTTGCAGGAAACAGGATTTCCCTCTGGTGAAGGCTGCAGTGCAAAAAGCAATCCCCATGTACAAAATCGCCACCAAAAAAGATGCTGATGTCCAGATTGACCAGGAGGCCTACCTGCCTGAGGAACTAGCCGGCGGGGTTGAGATCTATAACGGGGATCGCAAAATCAAGGTTTCCGATACCCTAGAAAGCCGGCTGGACCTCATAGCCCAGCAGATGATGCCCGAAGTGTGCGGAGCCTTGTTTGGTGCAAATGCCAACTGGAAGTTTTTGGACTAA